A single Methylomonas sp. AM2-LC DNA region contains:
- the lptF gene encoding LPS export ABC transporter permease LptF, giving the protein MIIVDLIKTFSAILLVLVIIIVSQKFIKVLAQALEGNIANDTVFMLLGLKTVIVTASFLPAAIFMSVLIVLGRMYQEQEIAAIASAGCGIFSLYRGIFMLMIPLTVIAMALSMFAAPWAEETSQELMHDDKQSADIRGISAGGFSEYSNGELIFYTEKIDADGEMHHVFVQNLQGDKTGLVNADAGRLKMLPGGLYLILENGERLLGIAGQKDFVLETFQEYAVLIEKKATVLNLNSQSIPTQQLLSSSGLREIAEFQSRLNTPLGVLLLAFLAVPLAKVSPRGGIYSSVFIAFGIYFVYGNLQRLTFSWVVSGVMPTWLGYFWLNGLLFLLGLLTLIRSYGWKWLFQHFRETWLP; this is encoded by the coding sequence ATGATTATTGTAGATTTAATCAAAACATTCTCTGCAATTCTGCTGGTACTGGTCATCATCATCGTCAGTCAAAAATTTATCAAAGTATTAGCGCAAGCGCTGGAAGGCAATATTGCTAATGACACCGTATTTATGCTTTTAGGCCTAAAAACCGTGATAGTCACTGCTTCTTTTTTGCCTGCAGCTATTTTTATGTCGGTACTCATTGTTTTGGGCCGTATGTATCAGGAGCAAGAGATAGCCGCTATTGCTTCAGCTGGTTGTGGTATTTTTTCGCTTTACCGTGGCATATTTATGTTGATGATTCCATTAACCGTCATCGCCATGGCTTTATCCATGTTTGCTGCACCTTGGGCAGAAGAAACGTCCCAAGAACTTATGCACGATGATAAACAAAGCGCGGATATTCGGGGTATTTCTGCCGGTGGCTTCAGTGAATACAGCAACGGCGAATTAATTTTTTACACTGAAAAAATCGATGCCGATGGTGAAATGCATCATGTTTTTGTACAAAATCTGCAAGGCGATAAAACCGGGTTGGTAAATGCTGATGCGGGTCGTTTAAAAATGCTGCCAGGTGGTTTATATCTGATACTGGAAAATGGCGAACGACTCCTAGGAATCGCTGGACAAAAAGATTTTGTGCTTGAAACATTTCAAGAATATGCAGTACTGATTGAAAAAAAAGCCACTGTCTTAAACTTGAATAGTCAATCAATACCCACTCAACAGCTACTGTCTTCTTCTGGGCTACGGGAAATTGCAGAATTCCAAAGCCGCTTAAACACTCCATTAGGCGTCTTATTATTAGCCTTTTTAGCCGTTCCACTGGCTAAAGTGTCACCACGCGGTGGTATCTATAGCAGTGTATTCATTGCCTTTGGCATTTATTTTGTCTATGGCAATTTGCAACGTTTAACGTTTAGTTGGGTTGTGAGCGGCGTTATGCCAACCTGGCTAGGCTATTTCTGGTTGAATGGCTTGTTATTTCTATTGGGCCTACTCACTTTGATCCGCTCATACGGATGGAAATGGTTATTTCAACATTTCCGGGAAACGTGGCTACCATGA
- a CDS encoding DNA polymerase III subunit chi: MTYSDKPKITFYVLSTQLQPEREMFACKLIEKIYRSEQNCYVLTDSAEQAGSMDKQLWTFRAGSFIPHQIYKGILPDLNQTILIGGSDIPESRQNIIINLSSIFPTLSEQTKRIIEILDASETSKQAGRQRYRHYQELGLEIETHKI, translated from the coding sequence ATGACCTACTCTGATAAGCCGAAAATTACCTTTTATGTGCTCAGTACGCAATTGCAACCTGAGCGCGAGATGTTTGCATGTAAATTAATCGAAAAAATTTATCGCAGTGAGCAAAACTGCTATGTATTAACCGACTCCGCAGAACAAGCTGGCAGTATGGATAAACAGCTTTGGACATTCAGGGCGGGTAGTTTTATACCACATCAAATTTATAAGGGCATACTGCCCGACTTAAATCAAACTATCTTGATTGGCGGCAGTGATATTCCTGAAAGCAGACAAAATATCATCATCAATCTGTCGTCTATCTTCCCCACTTTAAGCGAACAAACTAAACGTATTATTGAAATTTTGGATGCTAGCGAAACCAGTAAACAAGCAGGTCGCCAACGTTACCGGCATTACCAGGAATTGGGGTTGGAGATTGAGACACATAAAATTTAA
- a CDS encoding AAA domain-containing protein: MKESNKLLIDLLDYIKQVEKLNRKPVYTVPSDIFEAYQNDLKGLPGIDFNIQSQHDDVWLRVTRLKETPAPEPSETLKPWVIVSKSPDKQAILKDEYTVYENKVAVKVETIDRHPEIQAEFDTYINLFWEPWSNAEKPRRKTISYYNKLFAVQQTIASDSADSPIELAWGIGFALWSIPDSKNTIKHPLLTQSCEIYLNPSNFDIEIRPRDLEPKLELSCYEDNENQGIRPLIEFWKSANENAADRVNPFESSTYEGILKAAVLHLDPNGLYFAKQLDPILPSPTDKLIITDTWVLFGRKRSEHIFIQDVERLKKNIAEDIKIPAVIEGFVQPGDSIIRPRESVGFRGLSCSDAKPGLKELYFPMPYNDEQVSIIEKLETNDGVVVQGPPGTGKTHTIANVICHFLAQGKRVLVTASGESALAVLQEKLPQQIRPLSVALLTDERDGRRQFEYSIQEIATSVNSLNPNQTSKTIQTLEDKLNGLHAKISVVDQTINSFAEKHMKLYTFQGKEVLSVQLAKFVLDHEDNYSWLEDEVNSKSNTLKFCDDDIKLLRNARATIGNDLINLEHSFPVSDAFPEWQVLYNLHNDLIRAKQFKEKVTTGTVLPLSNATVEVFEQAKKLLEFIAHRQAIEEKIEREGIKWSIALREKFLQSINDQAINHLLSLCDEINTLDSIRKSNLSHAVSIPDGSELNEQFIQAIQRLSHGKSAFKLFGPKEVKQLLAKVLVTGLNPKAENREAWQAVASHIEYRLDARKLMSRWNVIAYEMEIEVVDGDLERSFRLAARYKDHIIELKRLVDDFDRSLGNKISVVFGHTIAESLHISKQQIETIKSSLSQHLDRDRFTYALQQVSALIKKLDGYSGSIIEDISVFLNQSLGNSMIDDTLLRDTWHTHINELNRWNSLQPSFREIKRISALLIEAGAPKWAHAIQSIPYQENERITSFDWLEAWNWRSAKTFIEQIDGHHKLKQLFDERHSLEKNLSKTYQKLISEKTWLGVYNNSPNDIRQALQSYLNAIQSMGSGNGIRAIRFRKDARAAMERAYKAVPCWILPQWRVSETIPAEVGLFDLVIIDEASQSDIWALPALLRGKKLLVVGDHKQVSPSTVGTKELKIQELKNRFLRNQPHGDQMTPGKSIYDLARVVFAGNSVMLKEHFRCVHPIIEFSNREFYDGQIKPLRVPKSSERIDPPLIDVMVLGGYRKGNHNPPEARAIVNEIKGIIANPEMVGRSIGVVTLLGTEQPNHIWNLINSEISQADILERSISVGAPPVFQGRERDIMLISNVLEKGDRGISNDLTYEQRFNVALSRARDRMYLFRSIDESQINSNSLTAKVFRHFKQPFTQNAKQVSSLRELCESDFELEIFDLLVERNYRVKPQVRCGAYRIDFVVEGSEGRRLAVECDGDKFHGPSQWMNDMVRQRVLERAGWTFWRCFASSFVMRRKEVFDDLLSTLNKMGIEQLGSDAVDNSLWVCSKVVDPYQVLNDVEEDESEELTFEVKEIDIDDETKPQVTSQKKDIFAENIIEEVIESADHRILDIIELSEIQQTILNVLTNCPNQSCTIESIPTRVLKDLGIITRGKPRIDFEKKVSKALGTLIRKNKVEKYKAKNERIRLQDNA, translated from the coding sequence ATGAAAGAAAGCAACAAGTTACTGATCGACCTGCTTGACTACATTAAACAAGTTGAAAAGCTCAATCGAAAACCAGTCTATACTGTTCCAAGCGATATTTTTGAAGCCTATCAGAATGATCTTAAAGGACTTCCTGGTATCGACTTCAACATACAATCACAACATGATGATGTTTGGTTACGTGTAACTCGATTGAAAGAAACGCCTGCACCTGAACCAAGTGAGACTTTAAAGCCTTGGGTAATCGTTTCCAAATCACCTGACAAACAGGCAATCCTCAAGGATGAATATACTGTTTATGAGAACAAGGTGGCAGTCAAAGTCGAAACGATAGACCGTCATCCTGAAATTCAAGCTGAATTTGATACCTATATCAATTTGTTCTGGGAACCGTGGTCAAATGCAGAGAAACCACGACGAAAAACCATAAGTTATTACAACAAGTTATTTGCCGTTCAACAAACTATCGCATCTGATAGTGCCGATTCACCAATAGAATTAGCTTGGGGCATTGGTTTTGCGCTTTGGTCTATTCCTGATAGTAAAAACACGATTAAGCATCCATTATTGACTCAATCATGCGAAATTTATCTTAATCCATCAAACTTTGATATTGAGATTAGGCCGCGTGATTTAGAACCTAAACTTGAATTGAGTTGTTATGAAGACAATGAAAATCAAGGCATTAGACCATTAATTGAATTTTGGAAAAGTGCTAATGAAAATGCAGCTGACCGTGTTAATCCGTTTGAATCTTCAACTTATGAAGGCATTTTAAAAGCGGCTGTTTTGCATTTAGACCCTAATGGTCTTTATTTTGCCAAACAATTAGACCCTATATTACCATCACCAACTGATAAGCTAATCATCACTGATACTTGGGTCTTATTTGGTCGAAAACGCTCTGAACACATTTTTATTCAAGATGTTGAGCGACTAAAGAAAAATATAGCTGAAGACATAAAAATACCAGCAGTAATTGAAGGCTTTGTCCAGCCAGGTGATTCAATTATTAGACCAAGGGAATCAGTAGGTTTCAGAGGTCTGTCATGCAGTGATGCAAAGCCAGGTTTAAAAGAGCTCTATTTCCCGATGCCTTATAACGACGAACAAGTTTCCATCATTGAAAAGCTGGAAACAAATGATGGTGTTGTAGTACAAGGTCCACCAGGTACAGGGAAAACTCATACTATAGCCAATGTGATTTGTCATTTTCTAGCTCAAGGGAAACGTGTATTAGTAACGGCATCCGGCGAATCTGCATTGGCCGTTCTGCAAGAGAAATTACCACAGCAAATCAGGCCATTAAGTGTCGCCTTGTTAACTGATGAACGAGATGGCAGACGTCAATTTGAATATTCGATTCAAGAAATTGCCACTAGTGTAAACAGTTTAAATCCAAATCAGACTAGCAAAACTATTCAAACACTTGAAGATAAATTAAATGGATTGCACGCAAAAATTTCTGTGGTTGATCAAACTATTAATAGTTTTGCAGAAAAACACATGAAACTTTATACGTTTCAGGGTAAAGAAGTTTTGTCCGTTCAGCTTGCAAAATTCGTCTTGGATCATGAGGATAATTACAGTTGGCTAGAAGACGAAGTTAACTCAAAATCTAATACTTTGAAATTTTGTGATGATGACATCAAATTGTTGAGAAATGCTCGCGCAACGATTGGTAATGATCTTATCAATCTTGAACATTCTTTTCCAGTTAGTGATGCATTTCCAGAATGGCAAGTTTTATATAATTTGCATAACGACCTCATTCGTGCGAAACAATTTAAGGAAAAAGTTACCACAGGCACAGTATTGCCATTATCGAATGCCACTGTCGAGGTTTTTGAGCAAGCGAAAAAACTATTGGAATTTATTGCTCATAGGCAAGCTATTGAAGAAAAGATAGAACGGGAAGGAATTAAATGGTCAATTGCACTTCGAGAAAAGTTTTTACAATCTATAAATGATCAAGCTATCAATCATTTGTTGTCATTGTGTGATGAAATTAATACGCTGGATTCCATTCGTAAATCTAATTTATCGCATGCGGTATCTATTCCAGATGGATCAGAACTTAACGAACAGTTTATTCAAGCCATTCAGCGCCTTTCACATGGTAAAAGCGCGTTTAAGTTATTTGGACCAAAAGAAGTTAAGCAATTATTAGCGAAAGTCCTGGTTACAGGATTGAATCCTAAAGCTGAAAATCGTGAAGCATGGCAAGCAGTAGCGAGCCACATTGAATATCGATTGGATGCGCGAAAACTCATGTCTCGCTGGAATGTTATTGCTTATGAAATGGAGATCGAAGTTGTTGATGGTGATTTAGAACGGTCATTTCGCCTAGCTGCCCGTTATAAAGATCACATTATTGAACTCAAACGATTGGTTGATGATTTTGACCGTTCCCTTGGCAACAAGATTTCGGTTGTTTTTGGTCATACAATTGCCGAATCACTCCATATCTCAAAACAACAGATTGAAACTATAAAATCCAGTCTCTCTCAGCATTTGGATCGAGATCGATTTACGTATGCTCTACAGCAAGTTTCCGCATTAATCAAAAAATTGGATGGTTATTCAGGATCCATCATCGAAGATATTTCAGTATTTTTAAATCAATCATTGGGGAATTCCATGATTGATGACACATTATTACGTGATACATGGCATACACATATTAATGAGCTTAATAGGTGGAATAGTCTTCAACCATCGTTCAGAGAAATTAAAAGAATTTCAGCTCTGTTGATTGAAGCGGGTGCGCCAAAATGGGCGCATGCCATCCAATCAATACCCTACCAAGAGAATGAACGGATTACCTCTTTTGATTGGTTGGAAGCTTGGAATTGGCGATCAGCTAAAACATTTATTGAGCAAATCGATGGACACCATAAGCTTAAACAACTATTCGATGAAAGACATTCACTTGAAAAAAACTTATCTAAAACTTACCAGAAGTTAATTTCAGAAAAAACCTGGCTTGGCGTCTACAACAACTCCCCGAATGATATTCGGCAAGCTTTACAATCCTACTTAAATGCAATTCAATCAATGGGGTCAGGCAATGGTATAAGGGCCATCCGCTTTAGAAAAGATGCACGTGCTGCAATGGAACGTGCTTATAAAGCAGTACCTTGTTGGATTCTTCCGCAGTGGCGTGTATCTGAAACCATTCCGGCAGAGGTAGGCTTATTCGATTTAGTTATTATTGATGAAGCTTCTCAATCAGATATCTGGGCATTGCCAGCACTATTACGAGGTAAAAAGCTATTAGTTGTTGGCGACCATAAGCAGGTTTCCCCATCAACAGTTGGAACAAAAGAATTAAAAATTCAAGAGCTTAAAAACCGCTTTTTGAGAAATCAACCGCATGGTGATCAAATGACACCAGGCAAGTCGATTTACGATTTGGCAAGAGTGGTATTCGCAGGAAATTCAGTGATGCTGAAAGAACACTTCCGATGTGTACATCCAATTATCGAATTTTCTAATCGTGAATTCTACGATGGTCAGATCAAGCCTTTGCGTGTACCAAAAAGCTCGGAACGCATTGACCCGCCATTAATTGATGTCATGGTATTAGGTGGCTATCGTAAAGGTAATCACAATCCACCCGAAGCCAGGGCGATTGTTAACGAAATTAAAGGTATTATTGCCAATCCAGAAATGGTTGGCAGAAGCATTGGCGTTGTGACCTTACTAGGTACAGAGCAGCCTAATCACATATGGAACTTGATCAATAGTGAAATCTCACAAGCTGATATTCTTGAACGATCAATTTCTGTTGGTGCTCCACCCGTATTTCAGGGGCGTGAGCGCGATATCATGTTGATTTCAAATGTACTTGAAAAAGGCGATAGAGGTATTTCAAATGATTTAACCTATGAACAACGATTTAACGTCGCCTTATCACGCGCACGGGATCGAATGTATCTTTTTCGGTCTATCGATGAAAGCCAAATAAACAGTAACAGCTTAACAGCAAAAGTTTTCCGTCATTTCAAGCAACCTTTTACGCAAAATGCTAAGCAAGTTTCATCGCTGCGTGAATTATGCGAGTCGGATTTTGAATTAGAAATTTTTGATTTATTGGTTGAGCGAAACTATCGAGTGAAGCCCCAGGTTCGGTGTGGTGCTTATCGTATAGATTTTGTCGTTGAAGGTTCAGAAGGTCGTAGACTGGCGGTTGAATGTGACGGTGATAAATTTCATGGACCAAGCCAATGGATGAACGATATGGTACGTCAGCGCGTACTTGAGCGTGCCGGTTGGACGTTCTGGCGTTGTTTTGCGTCAAGTTTCGTAATGCGCAGGAAAGAAGTTTTTGATGATTTGCTTTCGACACTCAATAAAATGGGAATTGAGCAATTAGGTTCTGATGCTGTTGATAATTCTCTATGGGTTTGCTCGAAAGTTGTCGATCCATATCAAGTGTTGAATGATGTTGAAGAGGATGAATCAGAAGAATTAACATTTGAGGTAAAGGAAATCGATATCGATGATGAAACTAAACCTCAAGTTACATCACAAAAAAAAGACATCTTTGCTGAAAACATCATTGAGGAAGTGATTGAGTCTGCTGATCATCGAATTCTGGATATTATTGAATTATCTGAAATTCAACAAACAATTCTCAATGTACTTACCAATTGTCCAAATCAGTCCTGCACAATCGAATCAATTCCAACAAGAGTACTTAAAGATCTTGGGATAATTACTCGTGGTAAACCACGAATCGACTTTGAAAAAAAAGTATCCAAAGCTCTTGGAACTTTGATTAGAAAAAATAAAGTAGAAAAGTACAAAGCCAAGAACGAGCGTATTAGGCTTCAAGATAACGCCTGA
- a CDS encoding leucyl aminopeptidase, with the protein MDYSIVSLSLDKLQSDCLLVGIYENQQLSPVATAVDTLCEGLLTKLIARGDIKGKNAETLLINNVPHENFQRIILVGFGESGKVTRKLYRKALAAAIKVVKESKVSVATSALLDINVENVDTQWLTRQNIEVFNDAIYLYSKTKVCEEMPALQQLYIYADKLVSSQAELGLLQGKAIAKGVELTKQLADLPGNICTPTYLAEQAIELATQHEKLKCEILEESDLQALGMGAFLSVSRGSRQPAKLISLFYQGAEASVKPIVLIGKGLTFDAGGISLKPGLGMDEMKYDMCGGASVLGLIRMATLLNLKLNIVGLVPSSENLPDGDANKPGDIVTSMSGKTIEILNTDAEGRLLLCDTLTYAKKFNPEVVIDMATLTGACIVALGRVPSGLFGNDDALCEELLTAGEVACDKVWRMPIWEEYQDQIKSNFADLANIGGPDGGSITAACFLSRFAEDFRWVHLDIAGTAWRTGAAKGATGRPVPLVSQFLLNRA; encoded by the coding sequence ATGGACTATTCTATAGTAAGCTTATCTTTAGACAAACTGCAAAGCGACTGTCTGCTGGTCGGTATTTACGAAAACCAGCAATTAAGTCCGGTTGCGACTGCTGTAGACACACTGTGTGAGGGCTTGCTGACCAAGCTGATTGCACGCGGAGACATAAAAGGTAAAAATGCCGAAACCTTACTGATTAATAATGTGCCGCATGAAAATTTTCAGCGCATCATTTTGGTAGGATTTGGTGAGTCCGGCAAAGTGACTCGTAAGTTATACCGTAAAGCATTGGCTGCAGCCATTAAAGTTGTTAAAGAAAGTAAGGTGAGTGTGGCAACTAGTGCTTTGCTGGATATTAATGTTGAAAATGTTGATACGCAATGGTTGACCCGACAAAATATAGAAGTATTTAACGACGCTATTTACTTATATAGTAAAACCAAAGTGTGCGAGGAAATGCCTGCCTTGCAACAATTGTATATCTACGCCGATAAGCTCGTTTCGTCACAGGCTGAATTGGGTTTATTACAAGGTAAGGCCATTGCTAAAGGCGTCGAATTGACCAAACAATTGGCGGATTTACCCGGTAATATTTGTACGCCAACTTATTTAGCCGAACAGGCAATCGAGTTAGCTACACAGCATGAAAAATTAAAGTGTGAAATTTTAGAAGAGAGCGATTTGCAAGCCTTGGGTATGGGTGCTTTCCTGTCTGTTTCTCGTGGTAGCCGCCAGCCTGCCAAGCTGATCAGTCTTTTTTATCAAGGTGCGGAAGCCAGTGTTAAACCCATCGTTTTAATTGGTAAAGGTTTAACTTTTGATGCCGGAGGTATTTCGTTAAAACCTGGTTTAGGCATGGATGAAATGAAATACGACATGTGTGGCGGAGCCAGTGTTCTGGGCTTAATACGCATGGCTACCTTACTGAATTTAAAACTGAACATTGTAGGACTTGTACCTTCATCTGAAAATCTGCCAGATGGCGATGCCAACAAACCTGGTGATATTGTTACCAGTATGTCCGGTAAAACCATTGAAATTTTGAATACCGATGCTGAAGGGCGTTTATTACTGTGCGATACCCTTACTTATGCAAAAAAATTCAATCCAGAAGTGGTGATCGATATGGCTACCCTAACAGGTGCCTGTATTGTAGCTTTAGGTCGGGTACCCAGTGGTTTATTTGGTAATGACGATGCGCTGTGTGAAGAATTATTAACAGCGGGTGAAGTTGCTTGCGATAAGGTTTGGCGTATGCCGATTTGGGAAGAATATCAGGACCAAATCAAATCCAACTTTGCTGATTTGGCCAATATCGGCGGTCCAGATGGCGGTAGTATTACCGCAGCTTGCTTTCTGTCGCGCTTTGCTGAAGATTTTCGCTGGGTGCATCTGGATATTGCGGGTACAGCGTGGCGCACTGGGGCTGCTAAAGGCGCAACCGGACGTCCGGTGCCACTGGTTAGTCAGTTTTTGTTAAATCGCGCTTAA
- the lptG gene encoding LPS export ABC transporter permease LptG, whose amino-acid sequence MKVLSIYIVKEVLKGSLIAILLLVTLFNLFTFTDELKNLGHGNYGMKQILMFLTLTTPGLFYEVIPSGALIGSLAVVGAIANHREIIAMRAAGLSTGWIIRRIMLAGLFLVLLSITVGEFIAPTCERAAQLLKNTAQNDSVVMRTRYGMWLREGNSFINVRKIMEDSSLSDIRIYDINPQHKLERFTHADHAKFLGNQQWRLENVKHSEFDANRFTADTQSEQIWQSSIDSDLLKVAVVSADNQSLYDLYMYIDFLKQNNQKSQRYEAAFWNRLINPFVTFVMLMVSAPFVIGIGRGTSTGARILVGVLIGELFDAFDKMIGHAGLIYELNPILTAALPSTLVFFAALYAVKRVG is encoded by the coding sequence ATGAAAGTATTAAGCATTTATATTGTTAAAGAGGTACTTAAGGGTTCGCTAATTGCCATATTATTGCTGGTGACACTATTCAATTTATTTACCTTCACTGACGAATTAAAAAATTTGGGGCATGGCAACTATGGCATGAAACAGATTTTAATGTTTTTAACGCTCACCACGCCCGGCTTGTTTTACGAGGTCATACCCTCAGGTGCTTTAATAGGCAGTCTGGCCGTGGTTGGCGCTATAGCCAACCATCGCGAAATTATAGCTATGCGTGCCGCAGGTTTATCAACTGGGTGGATAATAAGACGCATCATGCTGGCGGGCCTTTTCCTGGTTTTGCTTTCCATAACAGTGGGTGAATTTATTGCCCCTACCTGCGAACGCGCCGCGCAGTTACTTAAAAATACCGCACAAAATGACAGCGTCGTGATGCGTACCCGCTATGGCATGTGGCTTAGAGAAGGCAATAGTTTTATCAATGTGCGTAAAATCATGGAAGACAGTTCGCTCTCTGATATACGGATTTATGACATTAACCCACAACATAAACTTGAGCGTTTTACCCATGCGGACCATGCAAAGTTTTTAGGGAATCAACAATGGCGATTAGAAAATGTCAAACATTCGGAATTTGATGCCAACCGCTTTACTGCCGACACTCAATCTGAACAAATCTGGCAATCCAGTATTGATTCAGATCTACTAAAAGTAGCTGTTGTCTCCGCTGATAATCAATCCTTATACGATTTATACATGTATATCGATTTTCTAAAACAAAATAATCAAAAATCACAACGTTACGAGGCCGCGTTTTGGAACCGATTGATTAATCCTTTCGTCACCTTTGTTATGTTGATGGTTTCTGCACCGTTTGTCATTGGCATTGGTCGCGGCACCAGTACTGGAGCACGTATTTTGGTAGGTGTTTTAATCGGTGAGCTTTTCGATGCTTTCGATAAGATGATAGGGCATGCAGGCTTGATTTATGAGCTTAATCCAATACTGACGGCTGCATTACCCAGTACTTTAGTCTTTTTTGCCGCCCTATATGCTGTAAAAAGAGTAGGATAG
- a CDS encoding transposase, with translation MCHAYCLMTNHYHVVIETIEGNLSAGMRQLNGVYTQSFNRRHQRVGHVYQGRFKGILVEKESYLLELSRYVVLNPVRALMVSLPGQWKWSSYNAMIDSVIPPRWLQTDWLLSQFSLNRAHAIIQYLDFVNAGVGLPPIWQNLRNQIYLGNKDFVLQLQSNLKGNSELINEIPKAQRRPPTEPLEFYKNNYQNRKEGMRLAFKTGDFTLQQIAIIFGVHYSTVSRTVK, from the coding sequence ATATGCCATGCTTATTGTTTGATGACTAACCATTACCACGTTGTTATTGAAACCATTGAAGGTAATTTATCAGCTGGCATGCGGCAGTTAAATGGGGTTTATACTCAAAGCTTTAACCGCAGGCATCAACGGGTAGGGCATGTCTATCAGGGAAGATTTAAAGGAATTTTGGTTGAAAAAGAGAGCTATTTACTGGAATTGTCGCGATATGTGGTTTTGAATCCCGTTAGAGCGTTAATGGTGTCATTACCTGGACAATGGAAATGGAGTAGTTATAACGCTATGATTGATAGTGTAATACCCCCTAGATGGCTGCAAACGGATTGGTTATTGAGCCAATTTAGCCTAAATAGAGCACATGCAATAATTCAATATCTTGATTTTGTAAATGCTGGCGTTGGTTTGCCACCAATTTGGCAGAATTTACGCAATCAAATTTATTTAGGAAATAAAGACTTTGTTCTACAACTACAAAGCAATTTAAAAGGCAATTCCGAACTTATTAATGAAATTCCCAAGGCTCAACGGCGTCCACCCACTGAACCGTTAGAGTTCTATAAGAATAATTATCAAAATAGGAAAGAAGGTATGAGGTTAGCATTCAAAACAGGCGACTTTACTTTACAACAAATAGCGATTATTTTTGGTGTGCATTACTCAACAGTTAGTCGAACGGTAAAATGA